One region of Jonesiaceae bacterium BS-20 genomic DNA includes:
- the casA gene encoding type I-E CRISPR-associated protein Cse1/CasA, producing the protein MTSYDLRTEPWIPVLYTDGTSKRLGLLSIFEDAQEILTIGTELPTQRFALQRLLLAILHRAFGGPATIAEWEEIAGQWKHHLVQVTNYLDRYASHFDLFHPEYPFMQVPNLRTSKDEVFGLERLIMDVPAGHPFFTMRAGKGTSEISHADAALWLVNTHAYDISGIKSGAVGDPRVKGGKGYPIGTGWCGELLGIQASGSNLKETLLYNLFVPGTTSSFVNYSPEKDLPYWERRESNKGSNNEESAPRASNPENPSENFATGFVDLYTWQSRRIRLVSNGTSVTNVLVCNGDKMLAANTFGLEPQSLWRFSQPQTAKFKTDTYMPAMVDPNRAVWRGLENVLAETTTIGKKEKRTVHPGITEFIGALRDEEVITRNQPVTFQTVGVLYGPQQSSFAAVTTDSLVFSAATFQSQLGALRAVILEGVNRVERCAYLLGDFAVTLSLASGDKNSDLAKDAIRVRYYTEIDTHVRAWIRLVEDVQQRVAYLKHLDEMVFELVNQIAYESIKEAPQSAIAGIPDPQESGQGNRWLNAATAQRTLQWRIRNVLEHLNTDVTAEEED; encoded by the coding sequence ATGACGAGTTATGACCTACGGACAGAACCTTGGATTCCGGTTTTGTACACGGATGGAACTTCCAAACGATTAGGACTTTTGAGCATCTTCGAAGATGCTCAGGAAATTTTGACGATCGGCACTGAACTGCCTACTCAAAGATTCGCATTGCAGAGATTGCTATTAGCTATCTTGCACAGAGCGTTTGGTGGGCCAGCGACCATTGCGGAGTGGGAAGAAATTGCGGGACAGTGGAAGCATCATCTAGTCCAGGTGACAAATTACCTTGATAGATATGCTTCGCATTTTGATCTTTTTCACCCGGAATATCCATTTATGCAGGTGCCTAACTTGCGGACCTCTAAAGATGAAGTGTTTGGGTTAGAACGTCTCATTATGGATGTTCCGGCTGGTCACCCATTCTTCACTATGCGAGCAGGTAAGGGAACCTCGGAGATTTCCCATGCTGATGCGGCGCTGTGGCTAGTGAACACTCACGCTTACGATATCTCGGGTATTAAGTCAGGAGCTGTCGGGGACCCCAGAGTTAAGGGTGGGAAAGGCTACCCCATTGGTACCGGTTGGTGTGGAGAGCTTTTGGGTATCCAAGCATCCGGATCTAATTTAAAGGAAACACTTCTCTATAACCTGTTTGTCCCAGGCACCACAAGTTCTTTTGTGAACTACTCTCCTGAAAAAGACCTACCGTATTGGGAACGGCGGGAGAGCAACAAAGGTAGCAACAATGAAGAATCCGCACCACGCGCTTCGAATCCAGAGAACCCTAGTGAGAACTTCGCAACTGGGTTTGTCGATCTTTATACTTGGCAGTCACGTCGGATTCGCCTTGTGTCCAACGGGACTTCAGTGACCAACGTTCTGGTGTGTAACGGAGACAAGATGCTTGCCGCGAACACTTTTGGCCTAGAGCCCCAAAGCCTTTGGCGTTTCTCACAGCCGCAGACGGCGAAGTTCAAGACAGATACTTACATGCCCGCGATGGTAGACCCAAACAGGGCCGTGTGGCGGGGACTGGAGAATGTTCTAGCCGAGACCACCACCATTGGTAAGAAAGAGAAAAGGACTGTCCACCCAGGGATTACTGAGTTCATTGGAGCGCTGCGTGATGAAGAAGTTATTACGCGTAATCAACCGGTGACCTTCCAGACTGTAGGAGTACTGTACGGACCGCAGCAATCATCGTTTGCTGCTGTTACGACAGACTCTCTGGTGTTCTCAGCAGCAACGTTCCAAAGCCAATTGGGGGCCTTGCGGGCAGTAATACTCGAGGGCGTCAACAGAGTTGAAAGGTGCGCTTATCTATTAGGTGATTTCGCGGTTACATTGTCGCTTGCCAGCGGAGATAAGAACTCAGACCTTGCGAAGGACGCTATTAGAGTCCGTTACTACACTGAGATTGATACACATGTGAGGGCTTGGATCCGCTTGGTTGAAGACGTCCAACAGCGAGTGGCATACCTTAAACACCTTGATGAGATGGTGTTCGAATTAGTGAATCAGATCGCTTACGAGAGCATAAAAGAGGCGCCTCAGTCAGCGATAGCTGGTATCCCAGACCCTCAAGAATCTGGACAGGGAAACAGATGGCTCAATGCTGCAACAGCACAACGTACATTGCAGTGGCGTATCAGAAACGTTCTGGAACATCTAAACACCGACGTGACAGCTGAGGAAGAAGATTAA
- the casB gene encoding type I-E CRISPR-associated protein Cse2/CasB, which yields MTSTTSADRAIRHESGFGRALRGKLHQFWEGRESSSTKASLARLRRTVTSPLEECTEIWDVVLPDLPNSMGKFGDAPTFEERAAHLCLALYATHQQSKSASQHVAGNRWGQSVNALAQQVPTTQTRFATLLAVGEFAELSNHLMSLVTQMRAKDIPTDYVALGQDLLEFQVPSRRSAVLLRWSRQFYNPPRKDNRTEQILNETGE from the coding sequence ATGACAAGTACAACGAGTGCTGACCGGGCTATCCGCCATGAATCAGGGTTTGGTAGAGCGCTTAGAGGCAAGCTCCACCAGTTCTGGGAGGGACGGGAGAGTTCAAGCACAAAGGCAAGTTTGGCTCGACTGCGCCGTACAGTCACGAGCCCACTCGAAGAGTGCACTGAGATATGGGATGTGGTCTTGCCAGATCTTCCAAATTCCATGGGGAAATTTGGTGATGCGCCCACTTTTGAAGAGCGTGCAGCGCACTTGTGTTTGGCCCTCTACGCGACTCATCAACAGTCAAAAAGTGCTTCTCAGCACGTGGCGGGTAATAGATGGGGACAATCAGTCAATGCCCTTGCTCAGCAAGTACCTACGACTCAAACTAGATTTGCGACATTACTTGCAGTCGGTGAGTTTGCGGAATTATCGAATCATCTCATGAGCCTAGTAACGCAGATGCGAGCAAAGGATATTCCGACGGACTACGTGGCATTGGGACAGGACTTATTGGAATTCCAAGTACCAAGCCGTCGAAGTGCAGTGCTTCTACGATGGAGCCGGCAGTTCTATAACCCGCCACGCAAAGACAATCGAACCGAACAGATCCTTAACGAAACCGGAGAGTGA
- the cas7e gene encoding type I-E CRISPR-associated protein Cas7/Cse4/CasC yields MSKNLYVELHALQPIPPSNVNRDDTGNPKTAIFGGIRRARVSSQAWKRSIRQDFANRLAPELVGVRSVRLVEKLASEIRSQYPELTDEAQAMAVDVFTTANLKVSKPKPKKNQETEPIEVTGYLVFLSNQQLSSIAELAGKTVIDGGEIKSLKKELLQRLKFNNSYDLALFGRMVADNTDLNVEAAAQVAHAIGVSKVETEFDYYTAVDDVKAASEEETDAGAAMIGSIAFNSSTVYRYANINVSELARNLGDAAGTAGAIREFVRSFVTAMPTGKQNSFANRTLPTSLVVTLRSDQPISLAPAFETPLYPSEERSISVAAAARLAEYAGELYEAFGATPEMTWVQGVGDAGKVLEELGDRVALPELLAAVEQAAVTFAEENLSA; encoded by the coding sequence ATGTCCAAAAATCTCTATGTAGAACTGCATGCACTTCAGCCCATCCCGCCAAGTAACGTCAACCGCGATGACACCGGAAACCCAAAGACTGCAATTTTCGGTGGTATCCGGCGGGCGAGAGTTTCCAGCCAGGCGTGGAAACGATCAATCCGCCAAGACTTCGCCAACCGGCTGGCTCCGGAACTTGTTGGTGTGCGTAGCGTCAGGCTTGTGGAAAAACTCGCGTCAGAAATACGTTCGCAGTACCCTGAACTTACTGATGAAGCACAGGCGATGGCAGTAGATGTTTTCACAACTGCTAACTTAAAAGTTTCTAAGCCAAAGCCGAAGAAAAATCAAGAAACCGAGCCCATTGAGGTCACCGGGTACTTGGTGTTCCTCTCCAATCAGCAACTGAGTTCAATTGCGGAACTAGCGGGGAAGACCGTCATCGATGGTGGCGAGATCAAGTCCCTCAAGAAAGAACTTCTACAACGGTTGAAATTCAACAATTCCTACGACTTAGCGCTTTTTGGGCGGATGGTTGCGGACAACACCGACCTCAATGTAGAAGCAGCGGCACAAGTTGCTCATGCGATTGGTGTTTCCAAAGTGGAGACTGAGTTTGATTACTACACGGCAGTTGATGATGTGAAAGCTGCGAGTGAAGAAGAAACAGATGCGGGCGCAGCGATGATCGGTAGTATCGCTTTCAACTCGTCAACTGTTTACAGGTATGCCAACATCAACGTGAGTGAACTTGCACGAAACCTAGGTGATGCGGCAGGCACTGCCGGTGCGATTCGAGAGTTCGTCAGATCATTTGTCACGGCAATGCCAACCGGCAAGCAAAATAGCTTTGCCAACCGGACACTCCCAACATCCTTGGTCGTCACGTTGCGTAGTGATCAGCCGATATCACTGGCACCAGCGTTTGAAACTCCGCTATATCCTTCCGAGGAACGCTCAATATCGGTTGCTGCAGCAGCACGCCTAGCTGAATATGCCGGTGAACTCTATGAAGCCTTCGGCGCCACCCCAGAGATGACGTGGGTTCAGGGAGTAGGTGACGCTGGAAAAGTCCTTGAAGAATTAGGAGACCGAGTTGCGCTGCCAGAGCTGCTCGCTGCGGTAGAGCAGGCAGCGGTAACTTTCGCTGAAGAAAATCTATCCGCATGA
- the cas5e gene encoding type I-E CRISPR-associated protein Cas5/CasD, with amino-acid sequence MSTLLLRFVAPLQAWGTSSRFTSRQTDRYPSKSGIVGLLAAAQGRRRVESIEDLAALKVGVRIDQPGSLLRDFQTARSADSRTSMPLSGRFYLQDAVFVAAVEGEKTLLQALYSALQSPIFPVYFGRKSCVPAAPLLIDLVDQPLLEGLKAVPWQASKRYQRTRKRPQERLEIVIDAIGDPDEFTPDFPVSFDSTQRQYALRPVHFSEVLIDNPMNKVVAAPVSRLGVVDHDPMGGLE; translated from the coding sequence ATGAGTACTTTGCTCTTGAGGTTTGTGGCTCCGCTGCAGGCTTGGGGAACTAGTTCCCGCTTTACAAGCAGACAGACTGATCGGTATCCGAGTAAAAGTGGGATTGTTGGCCTACTTGCTGCTGCTCAAGGTCGCCGCAGGGTCGAGAGTATTGAAGATCTTGCTGCTCTAAAAGTCGGTGTGAGAATTGACCAACCTGGGTCTCTTTTGCGTGACTTTCAAACGGCACGCTCGGCTGATAGCCGAACGAGTATGCCGCTGTCTGGCAGGTTCTATCTGCAAGATGCAGTTTTCGTTGCCGCAGTGGAAGGCGAAAAAACTCTTCTCCAAGCGTTGTACAGCGCGCTTCAATCACCTATTTTTCCAGTCTACTTTGGTCGAAAATCGTGTGTGCCTGCAGCCCCCCTGCTCATCGATCTTGTTGACCAACCACTGCTGGAAGGGCTGAAGGCTGTTCCCTGGCAAGCAAGCAAGCGATACCAACGCACCCGCAAGAGACCGCAGGAACGACTAGAGATAGTAATAGATGCTATTGGCGATCCCGACGAATTCACCCCGGATTTTCCTGTTTCTTTTGACTCAACCCAGCGACAGTATGCGTTGAGGCCGGTCCATTTTTCAGAAGTTCTTATTGATAACCCCATGAATAAGGTCGTTGCAGCCCCGGTGAGCCGTTTGGGAGTAGTAGATCATGACCCCATGGGCGGATTGGAATAG
- the cas6e gene encoding type I-E CRISPR-associated protein Cas6/Cse3/CasE — MFITQFTLNKSRRHSRFLMANPQALHAAVLASFPPDSLESAAADSTRILWRLDGSTTRDDLYIVSPARPDLTGLVEDAGWPTQETWRTRGYQSRLDSIRLGQQWRFRLVANPTVSKKSGPGEKSRRVAHVTIEQQQDWLLKRAGGHGFEIAALDEQNTSEEVKLPNLQLSNSRVRKFRRENMTVTLSTAQYDGVLQVTDPIALQRSLVNGIGPAKGYGCGLLTLAPLGG, encoded by the coding sequence ATGTTTATTACTCAGTTCACTCTCAATAAGAGCCGTCGCCACAGCCGTTTTTTGATGGCGAACCCCCAGGCGTTGCACGCTGCGGTTCTTGCAAGTTTTCCCCCAGACAGCCTTGAATCTGCTGCAGCAGATTCAACGCGAATACTCTGGCGTCTTGATGGTTCAACTACAAGGGATGATCTCTATATCGTTAGCCCTGCACGACCTGACTTAACGGGTCTAGTTGAGGATGCTGGATGGCCTACGCAGGAGACGTGGCGGACGAGAGGCTATCAATCTAGGTTAGATTCAATTCGTTTAGGTCAACAGTGGAGATTCCGCTTGGTTGCAAACCCTACTGTCTCGAAGAAATCGGGACCTGGCGAGAAATCTAGACGGGTCGCTCACGTGACTATTGAGCAACAGCAAGATTGGCTACTCAAGAGGGCTGGTGGTCACGGATTCGAAATTGCTGCGTTAGACGAGCAAAACACGTCAGAAGAAGTGAAACTTCCTAACTTGCAACTTTCTAACTCAAGAGTTAGAAAGTTCAGACGCGAAAATATGACCGTAACTCTTAGCACTGCCCAGTATGACGGTGTGCTACAGGTTACGGACCCAATCGCGTTACAGCGTTCGCTGGTTAACGGTATCGGGCCGGCCAAGGGATACGGTTGTGGGCTCCTAACACTTGCGCCTTTAGGCGGGTAA
- the cas1e gene encoding type I-E CRISPR-associated endonuclease Cas1e, translating to MARIQDRLTFVYLQHASVSRDANAVTATDARGTVHIPAAQVSCLMLGPGTRITHQAMTLLGETGASVVWVGESGVRYYAGGEPLARSSKLLIAQAKLVSNEKSRIAVARQMYAMRFPGEDVSKDSMHQLRGKEGARVRKAYRDIAKLAGVEWAKREYTPGDFEAGTPINQALTAAHTALYGVVHAVVVALGAAPGLGFVHAGNSRSFVYDLADLYKTKTSVPVAFSVIKEGYDDLSTAVRRAMRDTFAKERTLETVVRDMKSLLLQDEEFPEEEQLADVVFLWDPLAKVASGANYDDGSGELTW from the coding sequence GTGGCGCGTATTCAAGACCGCTTGACCTTTGTCTATTTACAGCATGCATCTGTCTCTAGAGACGCCAATGCGGTTACCGCTACTGATGCGCGTGGGACCGTCCACATACCGGCAGCTCAAGTTAGCTGTCTTATGTTAGGGCCCGGGACCAGGATTACTCATCAGGCGATGACATTGCTGGGGGAAACTGGGGCTTCTGTTGTGTGGGTTGGAGAATCGGGGGTTAGGTACTATGCAGGTGGAGAACCGCTGGCTCGTAGTTCAAAGCTGCTAATTGCCCAAGCCAAACTTGTAAGTAATGAAAAATCGAGAATTGCTGTCGCTCGCCAGATGTACGCTATGCGGTTCCCTGGTGAAGATGTATCGAAGGATTCGATGCATCAACTGCGAGGTAAGGAAGGCGCGAGAGTCAGGAAGGCATACCGAGATATAGCCAAACTTGCAGGTGTGGAATGGGCGAAGCGTGAATACACACCAGGGGACTTTGAGGCTGGCACTCCGATCAATCAGGCCCTGACTGCGGCGCACACAGCGCTGTATGGGGTAGTGCACGCCGTGGTCGTAGCACTAGGGGCGGCGCCTGGACTGGGCTTTGTCCACGCAGGAAACTCCAGATCATTCGTTTACGATCTTGCTGACCTGTATAAAACAAAGACTAGTGTCCCTGTGGCGTTTAGTGTCATCAAAGAAGGATATGACGATCTCTCTACTGCAGTTCGCCGAGCAATGAGAGATACCTTTGCCAAGGAAAGAACCCTTGAAACTGTAGTGCGTGATATGAAGTCCCTGCTGCTCCAAGATGAAGAATTTCCTGAGGAGGAGCAACTTGCTGATGTGGTATTTCTTTGGGACCCACTAGCAAAAGTTGCTTCTGGTGCCAACTACGACGATGGGTCGGGAGAACTCACGTGGTAG
- the cas2e gene encoding type I-E CRISPR-associated endoribonuclease Cas2e — protein sequence MVVIIVTAVPIGLRGQLTKWLLEAAPGVFVGHVSKRVRDLLWERVEEYLGTGRALMVWQTNNEQGLDFKNLGHDWAPTDFDGLTLMMRPTNKSVIGLENPKKGWSKHSRRRRYGN from the coding sequence GTGGTAGTCATTATAGTTACAGCTGTCCCGATCGGATTACGAGGACAACTCACCAAGTGGTTGCTTGAAGCTGCACCCGGCGTTTTTGTAGGGCATGTCTCCAAGCGTGTTCGAGATCTGTTGTGGGAGCGAGTTGAAGAGTATCTTGGAACTGGCCGCGCGCTCATGGTTTGGCAGACCAATAATGAGCAGGGATTGGATTTTAAGAATCTAGGGCATGATTGGGCGCCCACGGATTTCGATGGACTGACTCTGATGATGAGACCAACCAATAAGTCGGTTATTGGACTGGAGAACCCGAAAAAAGGGTGGAGCAAACATTCCCGACGCCGGAGATACGGGAATTAG
- a CDS encoding LysR substrate-binding domain-containing protein gives MTEYLIDLRQLEIIRALDQFGSLSAVARHLGYSQPAISQQVQTLEARLKTPVVIRGRRGVELTEAGQVILRHSTAILDTLALAQEEVSAVAGLRSGLVRIVAFPSASATIVAATMADMTRLHPGVSFTLTEAEPPKALELLESGQCDIAVVFRYGTDEILPSESFESFHLLDAEMRVAVPVSHPKANADFVALDDLWDSRWIAGCPDCSGHLVTACLQSGFTPDIAFETDDYVTLQTLAAHGLGVALLSDLALAAVSVKGLLVKALTKSDTQRVCALTTPGLSRVPAVQQTLKIMRQAASSLAKDRDEKAKSS, from the coding sequence ATGACAGAATATTTGATCGACCTAAGGCAACTCGAAATTATCCGTGCACTTGACCAATTTGGTAGCCTCTCCGCAGTGGCTCGCCATCTTGGGTATTCTCAGCCTGCGATCAGCCAACAAGTACAAACGCTTGAGGCCCGATTGAAAACACCGGTCGTAATCAGGGGCCGCCGTGGCGTGGAATTAACAGAGGCGGGGCAGGTGATTCTGCGGCACAGCACCGCAATCTTGGACACTCTCGCACTTGCCCAAGAAGAAGTCTCGGCAGTAGCCGGCCTACGTTCTGGGCTGGTCAGGATTGTCGCATTCCCGAGTGCTTCTGCCACAATTGTGGCCGCCACGATGGCTGACATGACGAGACTCCATCCTGGAGTTTCATTCACACTAACTGAGGCAGAACCTCCCAAGGCACTCGAACTTCTTGAGAGCGGTCAGTGCGACATTGCAGTGGTTTTTCGCTACGGAACTGATGAAATTCTCCCCTCAGAATCATTCGAATCATTTCACCTACTGGACGCTGAGATGCGAGTAGCTGTACCAGTGAGCCATCCAAAAGCAAACGCTGATTTTGTCGCACTCGACGATCTTTGGGATTCGCGTTGGATTGCCGGCTGTCCCGACTGTAGCGGACACTTGGTCACCGCTTGTCTACAATCAGGGTTCACACCGGATATCGCTTTCGAAACCGATGACTACGTAACTTTGCAAACCCTTGCAGCACATGGACTAGGTGTTGCACTGCTATCTGACCTTGCTCTAGCCGCAGTAAGCGTAAAAGGTCTACTAGTGAAGGCTCTCACAAAGTCAGACACCCAACGTGTGTGTGCTCTAACGACTCCCGGTCTCTCTAGGGTTCCCGCTGTACAGCAGACCCTGAAAATCATGCGGCAAGCAGCGTCATCACTCGCGAAGGACAGGGATGAAAAGGCCAAATCCTCATAA
- a CDS encoding ABC transporter substrate-binding protein, which translates to MKQQSKFLALLSIGALALGACSGGTAADENVAKIGVFLPLTGENADNGQQIQKAIEFYVDEYNKEDNKFDIELVIRDDRGEAKTATNIAREFAEDDQIVAAVGSFTSSAAMAAAPIFDKAGIPQISPTSSHPDFTGMGKYIFRGTPTQDKEASLIAEYLKDELGDSTSSVLFRQDDWGNSASEQFQLGFEKAGGTIDKVEAVAPDSRDFRTMVTSLKSADVSSVYLALQYSDAGVLAQQMTDSSWAPRVITATSLYTHELIELAGAEAVEGWHIPAFFYAESPEQNVIEFVEGFEERNGEKPNAHGAAGYDSISLLGAALNEIDQVGKDGRTALGDALFTVSVLGATGQLEFDENGDVEKEITWLVIRDGEFEVTN; encoded by the coding sequence GTGAAACAACAGTCGAAGTTTCTTGCATTACTTTCCATTGGGGCATTGGCACTCGGTGCCTGTTCTGGAGGAACAGCAGCAGATGAGAATGTGGCAAAAATTGGCGTGTTTCTCCCACTGACTGGCGAAAACGCAGACAACGGTCAGCAAATTCAAAAGGCCATTGAATTTTATGTTGACGAGTACAACAAGGAAGACAACAAGTTTGATATTGAACTTGTGATTCGTGACGACCGAGGTGAAGCAAAGACTGCCACGAACATCGCACGTGAATTTGCGGAAGATGACCAGATTGTTGCTGCAGTCGGCAGTTTCACGAGTAGTGCTGCTATGGCCGCGGCGCCAATCTTTGACAAGGCCGGTATTCCACAGATTTCTCCAACATCATCGCACCCGGACTTTACTGGGATGGGCAAGTACATTTTTAGAGGTACTCCCACTCAGGACAAAGAAGCTAGCTTGATCGCTGAGTACCTCAAGGATGAGCTCGGTGACTCAACTTCCTCGGTACTTTTTAGGCAAGACGACTGGGGTAATTCCGCATCTGAACAGTTCCAGCTTGGCTTTGAAAAGGCTGGCGGAACAATAGACAAGGTGGAAGCCGTAGCGCCTGACTCGCGAGACTTCAGAACCATGGTGACCAGCCTCAAGAGCGCGGATGTGTCCAGTGTGTACCTTGCACTGCAGTACTCCGACGCGGGTGTTTTGGCCCAGCAGATGACGGATTCTTCTTGGGCCCCAAGAGTGATCACTGCGACTTCTCTCTATACGCACGAACTAATTGAACTTGCGGGCGCGGAAGCAGTAGAAGGCTGGCACATTCCAGCTTTCTTTTACGCAGAAAGTCCAGAGCAGAATGTCATCGAATTCGTTGAAGGCTTTGAGGAACGTAACGGTGAGAAGCCGAACGCACATGGTGCAGCTGGCTATGACTCGATCTCATTGCTTGGTGCCGCGCTGAATGAGATTGACCAGGTCGGTAAAGACGGACGTACAGCGCTCGGAGACGCGCTGTTTACAGTCTCGGTACTTGGCGCAACCGGACAACTTGAATTCGATGAGAACGGGGATGTGGAAAAGGAAATTACTTGGCTAGTTATCCGAGACGGCGAGTTTGAAGTTACAAACTAG
- a CDS encoding ABC transporter permease → MAELLEQIINGLAMGSVYAVVALGFALVFGVAKVVNFAQGSQVMVGAYLAWAAATAWGLSLPLAFLVAVVGSVAISIIIEIIAVEWLGDSAEIAPLLSTLALAFILDQGVRLIWSPNPVRFPNPLSGHNVSIGPITVSATDLFILGATLLFLVVFVFLFKSTWVGRSIRAAAQDPVAASQMGVRTGPAKMTVFGMAGFLGALGGVLVGIYFQQIDPAMGLPFGLKGFAAAMVGGVVSLTGAVIGGLLIGVFEALAGGYLGAAWRDLVAFGLLLVVLIVRPQGLLGSKALLGLGGSRGAGAIPTTSPLADSSGFPVTVMGTRNISMKWTLGITLAIGLFATFGLGNYWSGVMAQGAIFATAALGMTVLTGMTGYVSVGHNALLGVGAYLTARMAVDLGWPFELVLVVVVVLSLLAGLIFALPILGLSGHTIALASLALGQIGYLIMLNWMPATRGPLGIGGIPEPKFALLGGNSLTFNGSMTAICFLVLLIGLGIVAMLQKGQISLNLRSIREDRLAADAFGVNTTPYITIAFMISSVLAGLAGMMFAYQQSFVSPDSFLILFAFLLLTIVLFGGIVSPLGAVIGGIVLIAIPEFLREYSQYRELVYGVILILVIKFLPSGVTSLGAKFSARAGSRIALAADGITESKPSRTESESQVKNA, encoded by the coding sequence ATGGCCGAGTTGCTCGAGCAGATTATCAACGGCCTGGCAATGGGCAGCGTCTACGCTGTTGTAGCTCTAGGGTTTGCGCTTGTTTTTGGAGTAGCCAAAGTTGTGAACTTCGCGCAAGGTTCGCAAGTAATGGTGGGGGCATACCTTGCTTGGGCGGCTGCAACTGCGTGGGGGTTATCACTGCCCCTAGCGTTCCTAGTAGCCGTAGTCGGGTCCGTAGCGATCTCGATAATCATTGAGATCATCGCTGTGGAGTGGCTGGGAGACAGTGCCGAGATCGCACCTCTGCTCAGTACGTTAGCGCTGGCGTTCATTTTGGATCAGGGCGTTCGTTTGATCTGGTCACCTAACCCAGTTCGATTCCCCAACCCTCTTTCTGGGCATAACGTCAGTATTGGCCCAATCACGGTTAGCGCGACGGATCTCTTTATCTTGGGAGCGACACTGCTCTTCCTCGTGGTATTTGTGTTCTTGTTCAAATCGACGTGGGTGGGACGCTCCATCCGAGCCGCCGCCCAAGACCCAGTCGCGGCATCCCAAATGGGTGTGCGCACAGGACCAGCCAAGATGACAGTATTTGGGATGGCTGGATTCTTGGGGGCTCTTGGTGGTGTCCTCGTTGGAATCTACTTCCAACAGATCGATCCAGCAATGGGACTTCCGTTCGGCCTTAAGGGTTTTGCTGCTGCAATGGTCGGTGGCGTAGTAAGTCTTACCGGGGCAGTAATCGGTGGACTCCTTATTGGAGTCTTTGAAGCACTGGCAGGCGGGTACCTAGGCGCAGCTTGGCGAGACCTCGTTGCTTTCGGACTCTTGCTTGTTGTCCTCATTGTGCGCCCCCAGGGGCTCCTTGGTTCCAAGGCCCTTCTAGGTTTGGGCGGGTCAAGAGGTGCTGGGGCGATACCAACAACATCGCCTTTGGCTGATAGCTCAGGTTTCCCCGTAACGGTCATGGGAACAAGAAATATTTCAATGAAGTGGACTCTTGGAATAACGCTCGCCATAGGACTATTTGCCACGTTCGGGCTGGGGAACTACTGGTCTGGAGTGATGGCCCAGGGCGCTATTTTTGCTACTGCTGCCCTAGGTATGACAGTTCTAACCGGTATGACTGGCTATGTCTCGGTGGGCCATAATGCTCTGCTTGGTGTTGGAGCCTATCTGACCGCTCGAATGGCGGTCGACTTGGGCTGGCCATTTGAATTAGTGCTGGTCGTGGTCGTGGTTCTCTCACTCCTTGCGGGTCTCATCTTCGCTCTGCCAATTCTGGGACTCTCTGGGCATACGATCGCACTTGCAAGTTTGGCACTAGGACAAATTGGTTATCTCATCATGCTCAACTGGATGCCAGCAACTCGAGGGCCACTTGGGATCGGTGGAATCCCGGAACCCAAGTTTGCCTTACTGGGTGGAAACTCTTTGACTTTCAACGGTTCAATGACAGCAATTTGCTTCCTAGTACTTCTGATTGGACTTGGGATCGTGGCGATGTTGCAGAAGGGCCAAATCTCCCTCAATCTCCGATCGATCCGAGAGGACAGGCTGGCGGCAGATGCGTTTGGAGTTAATACAACTCCATACATCACCATTGCCTTCATGATCAGCAGCGTTTTGGCGGGTCTAGCAGGAATGATGTTCGCTTACCAACAGAGTTTTGTGAGCCCAGATTCATTCCTGATTCTGTTCGCATTCTTACTACTAACGATTGTGCTCTTTGGTGGCATTGTTTCTCCGCTGGGTGCGGTCATAGGTGGAATCGTTCTGATTGCGATACCGGAGTTCTTGAGGGAGTACTCCCAGTACCGGGAACTCGTCTACGGGGTCATTTTGATCTTGGTAATCAAGTTCCTGCCCTCCGGAGTTACCTCACTTGGCGCAAAGTTCTCAGCGCGAGCTGGATCGAGAATTGCATTAGCGGCAGACGGCATTACTGAAAGCAAACCAAGTCGAACCGAGTCTGAAAGCCAGGTGAAGAACGCATGA